A part of Mucilaginibacter defluvii genomic DNA contains:
- a CDS encoding NAD(P)H-binding protein, protein MAYKAIIAGASGLIGSNLLTILLQHPEYDEILVLTRRQLPVEHKKLIQAVIDFNDLDRYSNLINGHALFCALGTTQKQTPDRNQYRQIDHDYPVKLAQLAAKNSVKQYHLVSAIGANAQSSNFYLKTKGEAETDIKSAGVESTYIYQPSFLEGDRDQPRLGEKIAKVVFTVFNPLLLGGFKKYKSIKAGTVARAMLNQSLTVNKGVFVYTTDKIKQLA, encoded by the coding sequence ATGGCATATAAAGCTATCATAGCAGGCGCAAGCGGACTTATTGGCAGTAACTTACTGACCATTCTTTTGCAGCACCCTGAATATGACGAAATTTTGGTGCTAACGCGCAGGCAGTTGCCGGTTGAACATAAAAAGCTGATACAGGCCGTGATCGACTTTAACGATCTGGACAGGTATAGCAATCTAATTAATGGGCATGCGCTGTTTTGTGCTTTGGGCACAACGCAAAAGCAAACGCCCGACCGCAATCAGTACCGGCAAATAGATCATGACTACCCGGTAAAACTCGCACAATTAGCAGCTAAAAATAGCGTTAAGCAATATCACTTGGTATCAGCCATCGGCGCGAACGCACAATCTTCAAATTTTTATTTAAAAACTAAGGGAGAGGCTGAAACGGATATTAAGTCTGCCGGTGTTGAAAGCACATACATCTACCAGCCTTCATTTTTAGAAGGAGATCGTGATCAACCCCGGCTCGGCGAAAAAATCGCAAAGGTGGTATTTACCGTATTCAATCCGCTGTTATTGGGTGGGTTTAAAAAGTACAAGAGCATTAAGGCTGGAACTGTTGCCAGGGCAATGCTTAACCAATCATTAACAGTTAACAAAGGGGTGTTTGTTTACACCACGGATAAAATAAAACAATTAGCGTGA